From a region of the Bdellovibrio sp. BCCA genome:
- a CDS encoding PHP domain-containing protein, with translation MAREIPYYANLRTYTTFSIGVGIGYPKDIIKAAVKHSHNAFAITDNMTLAAHIMAITDLEDLKSKGLNTDIGYILGSNIYLAENKRHQDSENRYTRLMLFAKNQAGYSKLSRLIAIGGREEYKYYKARIDMTELLADPSDLVCSTGCLMSIFGKHILEETGEEESIFLRFKESFKEDFYVEIVAQDTSQRWSKELEEFVDDGFNKQLKVNQRMFELAKKHGVTAYLSTPIYIPEDRFKFTQDVIAQNATGGTVRFYESHSFKSKDQIFEYALKTTGLSEDQVAQLMANTEHLAKKCQNIKFDFKPIIPRVPKENFSAWKNAELREKLTLLGKKFKDRYLGHIINDVCPKDEELTLTLLIILEKGKINFDDEQFVVRLEYDIFTNQRNGVVKLIGYYLPIADVINNVINVCDEYGPIEETPTGRGSAAACMINYGLDITSVDPVKWNLDPRRFLSPERAYTVNTEIKGFPKPPIK, from the coding sequence ATGGCTAGAGAAATTCCATATTACGCGAACCTAAGGACCTACACGACGTTTTCCATTGGTGTTGGTATTGGATACCCGAAAGACATCATTAAAGCTGCGGTAAAGCACTCCCACAACGCGTTCGCAATCACAGATAACATGACTCTTGCCGCTCACATCATGGCAATCACAGACCTTGAAGACCTCAAAAGTAAAGGTTTGAACACTGATATTGGATACATTCTTGGCTCAAACATCTATCTTGCTGAAAATAAAAGACATCAAGATTCTGAGAACAGGTACACACGCCTTATGTTGTTCGCTAAGAACCAGGCGGGATATTCTAAACTCTCTCGTCTTATAGCCATCGGCGGTCGCGAGGAATACAAGTACTACAAAGCACGAATTGATATGACAGAACTTCTCGCGGATCCCAGTGACTTGGTTTGTAGTACGGGATGCCTTATGTCTATCTTTGGTAAACATATTCTTGAAGAAACCGGGGAGGAAGAGTCTATTTTTCTACGGTTCAAGGAATCCTTTAAAGAAGACTTTTATGTCGAAATTGTTGCTCAGGATACATCTCAGCGCTGGAGTAAAGAACTCGAAGAGTTCGTCGACGACGGTTTCAATAAGCAACTCAAAGTTAATCAAAGAATGTTCGAATTAGCCAAAAAACATGGAGTAACTGCCTATCTTTCAACTCCTATTTATATCCCGGAAGATCGTTTTAAATTTACTCAAGACGTTATTGCGCAAAATGCCACTGGTGGCACTGTTCGATTTTATGAATCCCACAGCTTTAAGAGTAAGGATCAAATCTTCGAATATGCACTAAAAACCACTGGATTAAGTGAAGATCAGGTTGCCCAACTTATGGCTAACACGGAACACCTGGCCAAGAAATGTCAGAACATCAAATTTGATTTCAAGCCAATCATTCCGCGAGTGCCGAAAGAAAATTTCAGCGCATGGAAGAATGCTGAATTGCGAGAAAAGTTGACCCTTCTCGGAAAGAAATTTAAGGACCGATATTTAGGCCACATCATTAACGATGTGTGCCCTAAGGATGAAGAGTTAACGCTAACTCTCTTGATCATTCTCGAGAAAGGAAAGATCAATTTCGATGACGAACAGTTCGTTGTCCGACTTGAATATGACATTTTTACTAACCAGAGAAATGGTGTCGTCAAGCTGATCGGCTACTATCTCCCAATTGCAGACGTTATCAACAACGTCATCAATGTTTGTGATGAATATGGTCCAATTGAAGAAACTCCAACTGGTCGTGGTTCAGCAGCTGCTTGCATGATCAATTACGGACTGGATATCACTTCTGTTGACCCTGTTAAGTGGAATCTGGATCCCCGCCGCTTCTTATCGCCGGAACGCGCGTA